From the bacterium genome, the window TCCATTCTTCTCGCGACGGCGATGGATAGCGCCGCGACGTTCATCGCGTGGGTGAATGTGTATTCGTCGTAATCCTTCAGCTCCATTATGGGGCTGAAAATGTCCTGACCCGCCATAACGTGGCCGGAAATTAGCCTTGTTATCTCTCTCGCCCTCACCCAGGCGCCCTTTCGCCCTTCGCGGATGTCGGACATCATCTCCTGCACCCTGGGCATAAGGGTCAGGTAGCCGGTGGGAGCGTTCAGCCCCTTCTCTTCTTCCTCGTCCTCTTCGTCGAGGTTTATTGACCCGGCTACGAAACCGACGGTGCTGAAGGAGCCGGGCTCCCCCTCCTTGAGGCGAAGCATGACTTCCAGAAAGCCGCGAACTCCTATTTCCGGCAAAAAGCGCACCGAGTCCCACTGCATGGCTTTAAAGGCTTCGAGTATCTTTTCGAGTTGCTTGGGCACGGGGCTGAGGACTTCGTTTTCGATGACCACCTCTTCGCCCATGCGGGAAATTCGTATCGGCTTTTGAAATTCCCGGAGGCATTCCGCGCACCTGTCCGCCGCCGTCTGGACGTGGGGATTGCCGGAGGGGTACATCCGGTAGGCCTGATAGAGCCTGCCAAGCTCCAGCATGAACCTTCCGAGAATCGCTTTTTCGTCTACCGCGCTCAATTGTACTTCATCCTGTCGGAGATGCTTTTGGCAAGCTGCTTTTCTTCCAGGAATCTGCCGGATTCAAACTGAAAGTTCTGTAGCGCCCGAAACCCTCTCTCCCCCATAAAAGCCATCGCGCGCAGGGCTTCTCTCCTGACCTGGGGCTTTTCGTGGTCGAGTTGGGCCATTATAAAGGGAAACGCCCTCTGATCCCCGATTCTTCCGAGGATTATCATGCAGTTTCTCATGAAATACCAAATGCTCCCCCGCGCCTTCCGCACAATCACGGGGGCGGAATTGCTGGAAAAGTGGCACATCAGCTCGACGAGGAAGCGGCGCACCGAAAGCCGCTCTTCCATGAGGAGGGTCCGAAGGCCCACTTCGAGTATCTCGGACTCGTGCCTCGCCGCGAACCCTATCACGCGCCTTTTCGTATCTACCGCGTAGTCTTTTATATCGGGCACGACCTTGCGGAAAAAGATCTCCATAACGTCGTTCCTCCCAACCAGGGCGTCGGGAACGGCGTTGTCCACCATTTCGAGAAAGCTCATGATACCGAAGCTGTCCATGTCGGCGAGGCGCTCGGTGATGCGTTCCGCCAGCTGCGATTCGCTGCCTTGAACGTTGTAGAGGGATATCCCTATCATTACGTGGTCGAGGTGCATCTCGGCGTCCTCGAACATTCCGAAGGCGGCGCCCCTTTCTCCCTCTATTTTAAGCCGCGAGGCCATCCTGTCCAGGGTCTCACGGTATCCCTTCCCCATGTACTTGTTTTCGTCGAAGTCCACGAGGAAGGATTCGACCCACTCCCAGACCTCCGAAGGGTAGCCGGAGGAAGAATCGCTCTGTTTTCTATCCCCAGCGAGCGCGGCGATTGCGAGCATGGCGTCGTTGCCGAGAAAAGACTTCGCGAAGGAGCTGATTCTGGCTTCTTTGTCGCCGCCGAGGGAGACGAGTCCGGCGAGGAGATCGGCCATCTTTTCCCCGTCAACGAGTTGCATCAGAAAGGAGAGGGATTCGCCGGTGCCGGTGGAGTCGGAGAGGAGCACGTCTACCAGCCGGGCGAGGTGCTCCGAATCGAGGCCCGCGCCGAGCCTGGCAAGCTGCTGGCCTATTTCCTCGCGCCTGTCCTCGGGTATCATGCGAAGAGCCCTGTCAAGCATGGAGCCGAGGCGGGCGAAGATCTGGCTAAGTTCCCTGAAGCTTTCCGGAGCGCCGTCGAAGGTCGTCTGCCAGAATTCCGGCGAGGAGAGCACCCGCGCCATGTCCTTGGGGCTTCCGCTCTCGGACTGGAGCCAAAGCCACATCTCCCGGCGCTTTTTCAGGGCGGCCTCTTCGTCGCCGACGCTTTCGGAGGCTTCGAGGGTCATCTGGTCGTGAATGGCTCCGAGGTCGAGCGGAACCAGCTGGATGTTCACGACCCCGTCGTTTTCGAGCGCCGAGATTATGTTTTCCCCGGCTATGTTCCTGTCGCCCAGCCTCGCGGCGACCAGATAGACCTCCGAGGAAGAGAGGCCGGGACCGAAGGAAATTCTCGCTATCTTTCTCGAATTGAGGAATCTGGCCAGAAGCTCGGCGCGGCTCTCCTTGCCCCCGAAGAATTCGCCTCCCACCACCAGTTCGCTGCTCGTAACGCCTATGGAGAGGTCTTCGTGACCCTTTTGCCCGGACCACGAGACTACCCGGTCGGCCATCTTGTTCATCTGGGGATGCCCCTGAGGATAGATGGCGACGGTGCGCACGAGAAGCATGATATCTCGCGCGAGGGTCTCTACTTCCGCTCTCAGCTCTTCTTTGTCTCTGGGC encodes:
- a CDS encoding HD domain-containing protein, translating into MSAVDEKAILGRFMLELGRLYQAYRMYPSGNPHVQTAADRCAECLREFQKPIRISRMGEEVVIENEVLSPVPKQLEKILEAFKAMQWDSVRFLPEIGVRGFLEVMLRLKEGEPGSFSTVGFVAGSINLDEEDEEEEKGLNAPTGYLTLMPRVQEMMSDIREGRKGAWVRAREITRLISGHVMAGQDIFSPIMELKDYDEYTFTHAMNVAALSIAVARRMDLPEGLVDAVAIGAICHDVGKEKIPLEVLHKPGRLSDEEREVINRHPVDGAAIIMNMKGEMSPIVPVIAFEHHMRVDGSGYPKLPVQSTPHPAAMLVAVSDTFDAIRTVRPYQPSAYTPAGAMSVLIKESRANRLHPVFVSVFARLTGVIVPGRHVKLSDGSRAVVLADGEYDALQPLIEIADGGEIMDLSMPRTPDIESVEDMLDE
- a CDS encoding HEAT repeat domain-containing protein: METPRDKEELRAEVETLARDIMLLVRTVAIYPQGHPQMNKMADRVVSWSGQKGHEDLSIGVTSSELVVGGEFFGGKESRAELLARFLNSRKIARISFGPGLSSSEVYLVAARLGDRNIAGENIISALENDGVVNIQLVPLDLGAIHDQMTLEASESVGDEEAALKKRREMWLWLQSESGSPKDMARVLSSPEFWQTTFDGAPESFRELSQIFARLGSMLDRALRMIPEDRREEIGQQLARLGAGLDSEHLARLVDVLLSDSTGTGESLSFLMQLVDGEKMADLLAGLVSLGGDKEARISSFAKSFLGNDAMLAIAALAGDRKQSDSSSGYPSEVWEWVESFLVDFDENKYMGKGYRETLDRMASRLKIEGERGAAFGMFEDAEMHLDHVMIGISLYNVQGSESQLAERITERLADMDSFGIMSFLEMVDNAVPDALVGRNDVMEIFFRKVVPDIKDYAVDTKRRVIGFAARHESEILEVGLRTLLMEERLSVRRFLVELMCHFSSNSAPVIVRKARGSIWYFMRNCMIILGRIGDQRAFPFIMAQLDHEKPQVRREALRAMAFMGERGFRALQNFQFESGRFLEEKQLAKSISDRMKYN